The genomic region AGAACAACAAATTCATTGTAACAATTATTTTATTTAAAATTAATTTGTTAGATTTTTTTGCTTGTTTTTTAGTAGAAAAAATTTTAACTAAATTACTACTTATTTTTAATAAAACTTTACTCATACTTCTTCTGATTAATGAACAATAATTAAAGATAATATCTATTTCTGCAAGTTCTACTGTACTACCAGCGATAGCAATAATTGTTATGTTGCTTAACAACTTTAAAATTTTTGCCATTTTTTATCCTCCCAAATAAATATATTTATCTAAATATTATTATTTATTTTACATTTTTTATCATTTTTTAGCAATATTTTATTTAAAAAGGTCGCGTTTAGTTTTCTTAGGTATTGCTTTGAAGAAGTAAAACAATCAGCTAATTATATTATTTAATTACTAAACTAACCCTGCCTTTCTTGTTATTGTCATTTTTATTCGCTAGCATTTTATCATATTATTGAATTTTTACACAATAAAAATTATTAATATTATTAAATTTTCACTAATATATATTAATTTATATTTTTACTTACTTAAATCTATTATATTTATTTGTTACAGCATGGATTGGCAACCCTTTTTAGGACACTTTTTATGTAGACTGGTATTTTCTAAATTCAACGGGAGTTAAATAATTTAAACTGCCATGAATTCGAATATTGTTATATCAATTAACAAAATCAAATAGTTCGCATTTTAGTTGTGTTAAGTTTGCAAATTTTTTACCGTTAATAAATTCGGTTTTAAAGGTTTTGTAAGTTGCTTCAGCAACAGCATTATCATATGGGCATCCTTTGGAGCTTAATGATCTTTTAATTTTAAAGGTTATTAAAATTTCATCAATAATTTTATTTTTAAACTCATTACCACGATCAGTATGAAATAAAGTTATTTTATTTAATGGTCGTGTTATCTTGTGAAAAGCTTGTTGAACTAATTCAGCAGTTTTATTTGGTCCAGCACTATAGCCAATTACTTCGCGATTAAACAAGTCAATTAATAAACAAATATAATGTCATTTAGTGCCAACTTGAACATATGTTAAATCACTAACAACAACTTCATTTGGTTTTTTGTCATTAAATTGATGATTTAAAACATTATTAATTTCGTCATTATTAACTGTTTTTTTATGATTACAATATTTTAACTTGGTGTATTTAGAAACCAAATTATTTTTGATCATAATGAATCGGATTTTTCGTCGTGATAAAATGATATTTTTTCTTATTAAAACAGCTTTAATTTTACGAGCACCATAAATCTTGCGACTTTTATTAAATGCACTGATAACTTCTTGTTCATAATTATTAACATCAAACTTGGTGCATTTATTAGTTTGATAATAATATGTTGATTTTAGTAAACCTAAAATCTTACATATTTTCCTCACTGAATATTTATTTTTGTTGTTATTAATTATTGTTATTTTTTCCCGATTATCAGTGCTGCTTGCTTTAAAATGTCATTTTCCATTCGTAATTGTTGGTTTTCTTTTCGCAAGTAAATTAATTCATTTTCTTCGACAGTGCGATTATCTTTTGCTTTAAATGACCCAGAATTATTATAATTTTTAATTCAACTATAAATAGTTGGTTTTGGTAAATTATATTCTTTCCCTAAATTAATAACACTTTTGTCATTTTTGTATAGCATTACAATTTGTTTTTTAAATTCTTCAGAGTATGAGGTTTTATTTCCCATTTTTATATTCCTTCTTTCTTAATAATTTTGAAGTCTATATAATAATTATGGTCCAACTTATTGTAGCCTATCCAGCATTACCTTTATAATTAATTCAACTATCATCATTTTTATTATTATATTTATTTCATAATGAATTTTTATATATTTCTTTTCTGATTTCTATTTCTGAATTAATATTTTCATTAATATAATGTAATACATTTAATTTGTTTAAATTTGCCATTCTTAAATGTAATAGGTCCTGAAATGTAAAATTAAAAAGGACACTTATATAAAAAACAAATTGTGTTAATTCTATAATTAAGAAAAGAAAGGAATTAGCACAATGTATAAGTATCTGACTATTGAATCAATAATAGCAATAAAAGAATATAAAAGTTATGGATTTTCTATTCGTAAAATAGCAAAAGCAATTGATTATAGTAAATCAACTGTACACAGAGTTTGTAAATTATTAAATCAAAACTTATTACCATTAGAAATATTGAATCAAGTTCAAAAAAATAAACAAAATGCAGGTAGAAAATTAATAATTTTAACTTTAACAGAAATTAATACTATCAATCATTTGTTAATTACTAAAAATTATGCTCTTGATATAATTGCTGATTTTTTAAAGAAAAATAAAATAAAAAATATTTCAACAAAAACTTTATATAACATGTTTAAAACAAATCGAATGGG from Spiroplasma endosymbiont of Lonchoptera lutea harbors:
- a CDS encoding IS3 family transposase (programmed frameshift) produces the protein MGNKTSYSEEFKKQIVMLYKNDKSVINLGKEYNLPKPTIYSWIKNYNNSGSFKAKDNRTVEENELIYLRKENQQLRMENDIFKASSTDNREKITIINNNKNKYSVRKICKILGLLKSTYYYQTNKCTKFDVNNYEQEVISAFNKSRKIYGARKIKAVLIRKNIILSRRKIRFIMIKNNLVSKYTKLKYCNHKKTVNNDEINNVLNHQFNDKKPNEVVVSDLTYVQVGTKWHYICLLIDLFNREVIGYSAGPNKTAELVQQAFHKITRPLNKITLFHTDRGNEFKNKIIDEILITFKIKRSLSSKGCPYDNAVAEATYKTFKTEFINGKKFANLTQLKCELFDFVNWYNNIRIHGSLNYLTPVEFRKYQST